Proteins encoded together in one Mus caroli unplaced genomic scaffold, CAROLI_EIJ_v1.1 scaffold_16833_1, whole genome shotgun sequence window:
- the LOC110288139 gene encoding LOW QUALITY PROTEIN: zinc finger protein 383-like (The sequence of the model RefSeq protein was modified relative to this genomic sequence to represent the inferred CDS: deleted 2 bases in 1 codon), translating to LDCNRTKKLLPKVCTQNYFQKEITPRFGLNGLFDLYRKKFWEYRAGSEKHEICNYENDLLPFLQLDASLGKFLQLLKCNSXLQRNTKTLKRDIWVNKHTSLKHLPSSMVLDNTTILYEERRFWRREKNTDYHQCERYFSKNILCLPQPLNRVYDKFYHLDQHKKVSTYAVKLGTYHMGSSCGNTNRVNDNNIGYIKNPFLKYYQNNQLGGILYQGNNILYDSHHETILSKNVISKCISENYYNHDSRQARSNHCSQSILQQQDHTTENLYDILKESLILQVYNRTWTKGDTNRYTCDTYRNALIESLYLERDNIKHIKKLFQDPGYDKSLNFNSNIIQYDSNHNERGIQNARVHIYSFCNVSDLLGHSNLSVEEKHSKYKTPGKCSSKPSGLMVFETRGKSWKSCMQCGKCFAQYSALQNPHRIHTVKKPFSCKECSKSFTWSSKLQDHDRIHTAQELYKSNKCGESFIQSSNLLAHQRIXTGDKPYKCNKCGKXFTRSSNLQVHQRVHTGDKPYKCNKCGKSFTQSPSLKIHHRIHTGDKTYRCNECGEYFIRSSNLKVHQRVYTGDKPYKCNECGKSFTQSSSLKVHHRIHTGDKPYKCNECGKSFIQSSDLKNHYRSHTGVKPYKCNECGKSFRQSSDLKNHYRIHTGDKP from the exons CATTGGATTGCAATCGTACCAAGAAGCTACTCCCAAAGGTGtgtacacaaaattattttcagaaagaaataacACCAAGATTTGGACTCAATGGTCTTTTCGACCTATATAGAAAGAAGTTCTGGGAATATAGAGCTGGCAGTGAGAAGCATGAAATATGTAATTATGAAAATGATCT ACTCCCATTTTTACAGTTGGATGCTTCTTTAGGAAAATTTTTACAACTTTTGAAATGCAACTCTNGTCTACAGAGAAATACAAAAACATTAAAGAGAGATATTTGGGTGAATAAACACACTTCCCTGAAGCATTTACCAAGTAGTATGGTATTAGACAATACTACAATACTTTATGAAGAAAGGAGAttttggagaagagaa aaaaatactgattatCATCAATGTGAAAGATATTTCTCTAAAAATATATTATGTCTCCCTCAACCATTAAATCGAGTTTATGACAAGTTCTACCATTTAGATCAACATAAGAAAGTGTCTACATATGCAGTGAAACTTGGAACATATCACATGGGAAGCAGTTGTGGGAACACCAACAGAGTAAATGATAATAACATAGGCTACATTAAAAACCCTTTTCTGAAGTATTACCAAAACAATCAACTTGGAGGGATTTTATACCAAGGTAATAACATATTATATGATTCTCATCATGAAACAATTCTAAGTAAAAACGTGATAAGTAAATGTATTTCAGAAAATTATTATAACCATGATAGTAGACAGGCTAGGTCTAATCACTGCTCTCAGTCAATTTTGCAACAGCAGGACCATACCACAGAGAAcctttatgacattttaaaagaatcctTAATTCTTCAGGTTTATAACAGAACATGGACTAAAGGAGATACNAACAGATACACATGTGATACATACAGGAATGCCTTAATTGAATCATTATACTTAGAGAGAGATaatataaaacacattaaaaaacttTTCCAGGACCCAGGATATGATAAGTCCTTGAATTTCAATTCCAATATCATTCAGTATGATTCAAACCATAATGAAAGGGGAATTCAGAATGCCAGAGTACATATATACAGTTTTTGTAATGTGTCAGATCTCTTGGGACATTCAAACTTATCAGTTGAAGAAAAacactcaaaatataaaacaccaGGGAAATGTTCCAGTAAACCCTCAGGCCTTATGGTATTTGAAACTAGAGGAAAATCATGGAAATCATGTATGCAATGTGGCAAGTGCTTTGCTCAGTACTCAGCTCTTCAAAACCCTCACAGAATCCATACTGTAAAGAAACCTTTCAGTTGTAAGGAATGTTCAAAATCATTTACTTGGTCTTCAAAACTTCAAGATCACGACAGAATACACACTGCACAAGAACTTTATAAATCTAATAAGTGTGGGGAATCATTTATCCAGTCATCAAATCTTCTAGCTCACCAAAGAATTNATACAGGAGacaaaccctacaaatgtaataaATGTGGTAAATANTTTACCCGGTCTTCAAATCTTCAAGTGCATCAGAGAGTCCACACAGGAgacaaaccttacaaatgtaataaaTGTGGGAAATCATTCACACAGTCCCCAAGTCTTAAAATTCATCACAGAATCCATACAGGTGACAAAACTTACAGATGTAATGAATGTGGTGAATATTTTATTCGGTCTTCAAATCTTAAAGTTCATCAGAGAGTCTACACAGGAGACAAACcatacaaatgtaatgaatgtgggaaatCATTTACACAATCTTCAAGTCTTAAAGTTCACCACAGAATCCATACAGGAGataaaccttacaaatgtaatgaatgtgggaaaAGCTTTATACAGTCCTCAGATCTTAAAAATCACTACAGAAGCCACACTGGAGTCAAACCTTACAAGTGTAATGAATGTGGGAAAAGCTTTAGACAGTCCTCAGATCTTAAAAATCACTACAGAATCCATACTGGAGACAAACCTTAA